From a single Myxococcus stipitatus genomic region:
- a CDS encoding TraR/DksA family transcriptional regulator — protein sequence MSRANDLLKIREILQRRRREILATSDGTHRELTALKEQERDPEYEENAQSELADYTLSSLVEAQRREVMLIDAALLRMDNGVFGECVDCGQEIAMERLEALPFAIRCEEDATSHEQDIRGGHYASPSI from the coding sequence ATGAGCCGAGCCAACGATTTGCTGAAGATCCGCGAGATTCTCCAGCGCCGCCGGCGGGAGATCCTCGCCACGAGCGATGGCACGCATCGCGAGCTGACCGCCCTCAAGGAGCAGGAGCGGGACCCCGAATACGAGGAGAACGCGCAGTCGGAGCTGGCCGACTACACGCTGTCGAGCCTCGTGGAGGCGCAGCGAAGGGAGGTCATGCTCATCGACGCGGCGCTCTTGCGCATGGACAACGGCGTCTTCGGGGAGTGCGTCGACTGCGGCCAGGAGATCGCCATGGAGCGGCTGGAGGCGCTGCCGTTCGCCATCCGCTGCGAGGAGGACGCCACCTCGCACGAGCAGGACATCCGAGGCGGGCACTACGCCTCGCCGTCCATCTAG
- the trmFO gene encoding methylenetetrahydrofolate--tRNA-(uracil(54)-C(5))-methyltransferase (FADH(2)-oxidizing) TrmFO: MVDAKQQRVTVIGGGLAGTECAYQLARRGVPVVLREMKPHKRSPAHKSDSLAELVCSNSLRSDNPESAIGLLHAELRALGSLVLGSADANRVPAGDALAVERERFSAAITTSLLGLPNVELVAGEVATLPEEGPVVIATGPLTSDALTAELERYVGTKLYFYDSIAPILSGDSIDMDIAFRQSRYGKGGGDDYLNLPMSRDEYYRFIAEVKAGQKVVPHSFEEPKYFEGCLPIEVMAERGDDTLAYGPMKPVGLRDPRTGKEPHAVVQLRMEDTAGTAWNMVGFQTRLTWGEQKRIFTTCIPGLQNAEFLRMGQIHRNTFIDSPRLLSRDLSLKGEPRLYFAGQVSGVEGYVESAACGYLVALALHARLEGREWVPPPATTAMGALYRHVTGEAHPPDYPHQPSNIIFGLFPPLTGRMKKADKRAAYSARAKQDLAAWLPHAGVPATGAPEHEEQRSA, encoded by the coding sequence ATGGTGGACGCGAAGCAGCAGCGGGTAACGGTGATTGGGGGTGGGCTGGCGGGGACGGAGTGCGCATACCAGCTCGCCCGCCGGGGCGTGCCGGTGGTGCTGCGGGAGATGAAGCCGCACAAGCGCTCGCCCGCGCACAAGTCGGACTCGCTCGCGGAGCTGGTGTGCAGCAACTCGCTGCGCTCGGACAACCCGGAGAGCGCCATCGGCCTGCTGCACGCGGAGCTGCGCGCGCTCGGCTCGCTGGTGCTGGGCAGCGCGGACGCGAACCGCGTCCCCGCGGGCGACGCGCTGGCCGTGGAGCGCGAGCGCTTCTCCGCCGCGATCACGACGTCCCTGCTGGGCCTGCCCAACGTGGAGCTGGTGGCCGGCGAGGTGGCGACGCTGCCGGAGGAGGGGCCCGTCGTCATCGCCACCGGCCCGCTGACGTCCGACGCGCTCACCGCGGAGCTGGAGCGCTACGTGGGGACGAAGCTCTACTTCTACGACTCCATCGCCCCCATCCTCTCCGGGGACTCCATCGACATGGACATCGCCTTCCGCCAGAGCCGCTACGGCAAGGGCGGGGGGGACGACTACCTCAACCTGCCCATGAGCCGGGACGAGTACTACCGGTTCATCGCCGAAGTGAAGGCGGGGCAGAAGGTGGTGCCGCACAGTTTCGAGGAACCGAAATACTTCGAAGGCTGTCTGCCCATCGAGGTCATGGCGGAGCGAGGCGACGACACGCTGGCCTACGGGCCGATGAAGCCCGTGGGGCTGAGGGACCCGCGCACGGGGAAGGAGCCCCATGCCGTGGTGCAGCTGCGCATGGAGGACACCGCGGGCACGGCGTGGAACATGGTGGGCTTCCAGACGCGCCTGACGTGGGGCGAGCAGAAGCGCATCTTCACCACCTGCATCCCGGGCCTCCAGAACGCGGAGTTCCTGCGCATGGGGCAGATCCACCGCAACACGTTCATCGACTCGCCCAGGCTCTTGTCCCGCGACCTGTCGCTGAAGGGCGAGCCGCGGCTGTACTTCGCGGGCCAGGTCTCCGGCGTGGAGGGCTACGTGGAGAGCGCCGCGTGCGGCTACCTGGTGGCGCTGGCGCTGCATGCGCGGCTGGAGGGACGGGAGTGGGTGCCCCCGCCGGCGACGACCGCGATGGGCGCGCTGTACCGCCACGTGACGGGCGAGGCGCACCCCCCGGACTACCCGCACCAGCCCTCCAACATCATCTTCGGCCTCTTCCCGCCGCTGACCGGGCGGATGAAGAAGGCGGACAAGCGCGCGGCGTACTCGGCGCGGGCGAAGCAGGACCTTGCGGCATGGCTGCCACACGCGGGCGTCCCGGCGACGGGCGCACCGGAGCACGAGGAGCAGAGGAGCGCATGA
- a CDS encoding gliding motility protein, producing MMRPRLGRRMGVGLLASLMVAGAGCKKGGDEGAAPGAASPTAAGGTAATPSARPVQERPGPSGAGQGLLLAGGRAADLRVTHDGRFATYILNGQKPRLDGVPPQMLLGELYVVPVEGGEPRKLGEGVTNVPGGLLFSADSKHALYLTGYNPASQSGSLRVAVLDDAKLEPGVLGTAVSYMLPSPDGTKLAFVDGGKLKLGPLPAGPFVDVAAEVGTVQFTADGKTLLIKRRGSAAGGLAVISVEKPEAAPRKLADQVGDYAVSPDGRRVAFQVRSESVRGLYDLYLAELPDQKPKRLAVAASVFGFSPDGKWLARSENGKPDVPGDLYIGPAEGGAGRKVGERVSVFTFSPDSKAVGFLDRYDVTALAGLMAVVTLPDGAPKRVGDRVPNFVWSPRSDSVAFLSRFLKPEYSVDLMLYPLGAEKSEKVHRGVFGYGFMPGEGQVVFRSNCIRNGRACDFKAMELPKKDEAQTWLQGIFSYKLSEDGQRVLATSARMDSDTYDLTLYDVKTKTRKPLDQGIQVPAYFAGKGESRAVYLIAQGPKAGVYSVAATP from the coding sequence ATGATGCGGCCGAGGCTGGGACGACGGATGGGCGTGGGCCTGCTGGCCTCGCTCATGGTGGCGGGCGCGGGATGCAAGAAGGGCGGGGACGAAGGGGCCGCGCCAGGCGCCGCGTCACCCACGGCGGCGGGTGGAACCGCCGCGACTCCCTCGGCGCGTCCCGTCCAGGAGCGCCCCGGGCCGTCCGGCGCGGGGCAGGGACTGCTGCTGGCCGGAGGCCGCGCGGCGGACCTGCGCGTGACGCACGACGGGCGCTTCGCCACGTACATTCTCAACGGTCAGAAGCCCCGGCTGGACGGCGTGCCGCCCCAGATGCTGCTGGGCGAGCTCTACGTGGTGCCGGTCGAGGGCGGCGAGCCGCGCAAGCTGGGCGAGGGCGTGACGAACGTGCCAGGGGGCCTGCTCTTCTCCGCGGACTCGAAGCACGCGCTCTACCTCACCGGCTACAACCCGGCCTCCCAGTCCGGCTCGCTGCGCGTCGCGGTGCTCGACGACGCGAAGCTGGAGCCCGGCGTGCTGGGCACGGCGGTCAGCTACATGCTGCCCTCGCCCGACGGCACGAAGCTGGCCTTCGTGGACGGGGGCAAGCTGAAGCTGGGGCCGCTGCCGGCGGGGCCCTTTGTCGACGTGGCGGCGGAGGTGGGCACGGTGCAGTTCACCGCGGACGGGAAGACGCTGCTCATCAAGCGGCGTGGGTCCGCCGCGGGGGGCCTGGCCGTCATCTCCGTGGAGAAGCCGGAGGCGGCCCCGCGCAAGCTCGCGGACCAGGTGGGGGACTACGCCGTGTCGCCGGACGGGCGCCGCGTGGCCTTCCAGGTGCGCAGCGAATCGGTGCGGGGCCTCTACGACCTGTACCTGGCGGAGCTGCCGGACCAGAAGCCCAAGCGGCTGGCCGTGGCGGCCTCCGTCTTCGGCTTCTCCCCGGACGGCAAGTGGCTGGCGCGGTCGGAGAATGGCAAGCCGGACGTCCCGGGTGACCTGTACATCGGCCCCGCGGAGGGCGGCGCCGGCCGGAAGGTGGGCGAGCGCGTGTCGGTCTTCACCTTCTCGCCCGACTCGAAGGCGGTGGGCTTCCTCGACCGGTACGACGTGACGGCGCTCGCCGGGTTGATGGCGGTGGTCACCCTGCCGGACGGAGCCCCCAAGCGCGTGGGGGACCGCGTGCCCAACTTCGTGTGGAGCCCGCGGTCGGACTCGGTGGCCTTCCTGTCCCGCTTCCTGAAGCCCGAGTACTCGGTGGACCTGATGCTCTACCCGCTGGGCGCGGAGAAGTCGGAGAAGGTGCACCGGGGCGTGTTCGGCTATGGCTTCATGCCCGGCGAGGGGCAGGTGGTGTTCCGCTCCAACTGCATCCGCAACGGCCGTGCTTGCGACTTCAAGGCGATGGAGCTGCCGAAGAAGGACGAGGCGCAGACCTGGCTCCAGGGCATCTTCAGCTACAAGCTCTCCGAGGATGGCCAGCGCGTGCTCGCCACGTCGGCGCGGATGGACTCGGACACGTACGACCTGACCCTCTACGACGTGAAGACGAAGACCCGCAAACCGCTGGACCAGGGCATCCAGGTGCCGGCGTACTTCGCGGGCAAGGGCGAGTCGCGCGCCGTCTACCTCATCGCGCAGGGGCCCAAGGCGGGGGTCTACAGCGTCGCCGCCACGCCCTGA
- a CDS encoding kinesin, with amino-acid sequence MSSSSLVYRRYGGSLQVDIPTFDVLVEAARIPETQWIATACPLEGLSCDPAFLTFMDLDGNGRIRVAEVRTAVEWAALRLKDRRGADTGSDVLELSALSPEAAALKGAAEVILRTLGAADLGRISLEQVRASDKELRKAGQNGDGIVAPDHLPERLRPLARDIMSSFPEVKNRAGMAGVDRTTLGRFREERAALLAHVAKRADVFVWGAESEGRARRVREVAPLLDTYFVQCRLVAAQPEAAANLRLRAERVEGALGDVAALGKAAGDLPIAPPDAAGVLEWSRLLRGPSYEVLQAFRRDVASPVTGEAERLTDTAWRELSARADAILAWFATRDASPLREHVDALGAVPLEDLDAIDAACQADLALAPTLDAIIELERLVLYQRWLLVFANNFISMPNLYLPKAPALMEKGTLILGGRKYTLSVLVKNRAEHAALAGQGTTCILYVLVAPKDGSPGYEVAVPVTRGRSTDLMVGKRGVFYDVRGQEHDATVTHVIRQPVSLWESMTMPFSRMASFVTGKVEGLAAAGEKTFDATLENGYTQAVTAPPPAAAPAAAPAAANPAGGLAGLVAAGSIAAAALGSSFAFIVSQVKSLTMADVITAGSLIAIVVMAPAGLLGWLKLRRRNLALLLEGSGWALNDRLMLTHGLATLVTRRPRLPQGARVDRRDMIRPALLEQQDEEGESEGLSGWARLGLGVLLVFILLWQVRNPLLAFMCDAKWLSDTSCSVLLPKPAQPAPAAAEAPAK; translated from the coding sequence ATGTCCTCATCCTCGCTCGTCTATCGCCGCTATGGCGGCTCGCTCCAGGTCGACATCCCCACCTTCGACGTGCTCGTGGAGGCCGCGCGAATCCCGGAGACCCAGTGGATCGCCACCGCCTGTCCGTTGGAGGGCCTGAGCTGCGACCCGGCCTTCCTCACGTTCATGGACCTGGATGGCAACGGCCGCATCCGGGTGGCGGAGGTGCGCACCGCCGTGGAGTGGGCGGCCCTCCGGCTGAAGGACCGGCGAGGCGCGGACACCGGCAGCGACGTGCTCGAGCTGTCCGCGCTGTCGCCGGAGGCCGCGGCGCTCAAGGGCGCGGCGGAGGTGATCCTCCGCACGCTGGGCGCGGCGGACCTGGGGCGCATCTCGCTCGAGCAGGTGCGCGCCAGCGACAAGGAGCTGCGCAAGGCGGGGCAGAACGGTGATGGCATCGTCGCGCCGGACCACCTGCCGGAGCGCCTGCGCCCGCTGGCGCGGGACATCATGTCGTCCTTCCCGGAGGTGAAGAACCGCGCGGGGATGGCGGGCGTGGACCGGACGACGCTCGGGCGCTTCCGCGAGGAGCGCGCGGCGCTGCTCGCGCACGTCGCGAAGCGGGCCGACGTCTTCGTGTGGGGAGCGGAGAGCGAGGGGCGCGCCCGCCGCGTCCGCGAGGTGGCGCCGCTGCTCGACACGTACTTCGTGCAGTGCCGCCTGGTGGCCGCGCAGCCAGAGGCGGCGGCGAACCTGCGGCTTCGCGCCGAGCGGGTGGAGGGCGCGCTCGGAGACGTGGCCGCGCTGGGCAAGGCGGCGGGGGATCTGCCCATCGCGCCGCCGGACGCCGCGGGCGTGCTGGAGTGGTCGCGCCTGCTGCGCGGCCCCTCGTACGAGGTGCTCCAGGCCTTCCGCCGGGACGTGGCGTCGCCCGTGACGGGAGAGGCGGAGCGGCTGACGGACACGGCCTGGCGTGAGCTGTCCGCCCGGGCGGATGCCATCCTCGCGTGGTTCGCCACGCGCGACGCCAGCCCCCTGCGCGAGCACGTGGACGCGTTGGGCGCCGTTCCCCTCGAGGACCTGGACGCCATCGACGCCGCCTGTCAGGCGGACCTGGCGCTGGCGCCCACGCTCGACGCCATCATCGAACTGGAGCGCCTGGTGCTCTACCAGCGCTGGCTGCTGGTGTTCGCCAACAACTTCATCTCCATGCCCAACCTGTACCTGCCCAAGGCGCCCGCGCTGATGGAGAAGGGCACGCTCATCCTCGGCGGGCGCAAGTACACGCTGTCGGTGCTCGTGAAGAACCGCGCGGAGCACGCGGCGCTGGCGGGGCAGGGGACGACGTGCATCCTCTACGTGCTGGTGGCGCCGAAGGACGGCTCGCCGGGCTACGAGGTGGCCGTGCCCGTCACGCGGGGGCGCAGCACGGACCTGATGGTGGGCAAGCGCGGCGTCTTCTACGACGTGCGGGGACAGGAGCACGACGCCACGGTGACGCACGTCATCCGCCAGCCCGTGTCGCTGTGGGAGTCGATGACCATGCCCTTCTCGCGCATGGCCTCGTTCGTCACCGGCAAGGTCGAGGGGCTCGCGGCGGCGGGGGAGAAGACCTTCGACGCCACGCTGGAGAATGGCTACACCCAGGCGGTGACGGCGCCTCCGCCCGCCGCGGCGCCGGCCGCTGCTCCTGCCGCTGCGAACCCCGCGGGAGGGCTGGCGGGGTTGGTGGCGGCGGGCAGCATCGCGGCGGCGGCGCTGGGCTCGTCCTTCGCGTTCATCGTCTCTCAGGTGAAGTCGCTGACGATGGCGGACGTCATCACCGCCGGGTCGCTCATCGCCATCGTGGTGATGGCGCCCGCGGGCCTGCTCGGGTGGTTGAAGCTGCGGCGGCGCAACCTGGCGCTCCTGCTGGAGGGCTCCGGCTGGGCGCTCAACGACCGGCTCATGCTGACCCACGGATTGGCGACGCTGGTGACGCGGCGCCCGAGGCTGCCCCAGGGCGCCCGGGTGGATCGCCGGGACATGATCCGCCCCGCGCTCCTCGAGCAGCAGGACGAGGAGGGTGAGTCCGAGGGCCTGTCGGGCTGGGCGCGGCTGGGACTCGGCGTCCTGCTGGTGTTCATCCTGCTGTGGCAGGTGCGCAACCCGCTGCTCGCCTTCATGTGCGACGCGAAGTGGCTGTCCGACACGTCGTGCTCGGTGCTGCTGCCCAAGCCGGCGCAGCCCGCGCCCGCGGCGGCCGAGGCCCCGGCGAAGTAG
- a CDS encoding tyrosine recombinase XerC: MKTLSPLLEQFRVHLEDEKGASPHTVRNYLIDLEDFERYLVERMKLSLLSGTHAAIRGYLGTLSTDHAPASRARRLASIKSFYKYLVRQKLLPASPAKLVKSPKLPKALPKVLPVEEVFALLDVHDLKSVLGLRDKSILELLYGGGLRISELCALDLLDVDRRGRIVRVMGKGSKERLVPVNAQAIRALEAWLARRGELLAEPRPAQAPDALFLNARGGRLTDRSIRRHLDAHVLKCALARKVSPHALRHSFATHLLGGGADIRSIQELLGHASLSTTQRYTHVTWEQLQEVYDAAHPRA; this comes from the coding sequence ATGAAGACCCTGTCGCCACTGCTGGAGCAGTTCCGCGTCCACCTGGAGGACGAGAAGGGCGCGTCACCGCACACGGTGCGCAACTACCTCATCGACCTGGAGGACTTCGAGCGCTACCTCGTGGAGCGCATGAAGCTGTCGCTCCTGTCCGGCACGCACGCGGCCATCCGCGGCTACCTGGGGACGCTCAGCACGGACCACGCCCCCGCGAGCCGCGCGCGACGGCTGGCCTCCATCAAGTCCTTCTACAAGTACCTGGTGCGCCAGAAGCTGCTGCCCGCCAGCCCCGCCAAGCTCGTCAAGAGCCCGAAGCTCCCCAAGGCCCTGCCCAAGGTGCTCCCGGTGGAGGAGGTCTTCGCCCTGCTCGACGTGCACGACCTGAAGTCCGTGCTCGGGCTGCGCGACAAGTCCATCCTGGAGCTGCTCTACGGCGGCGGGCTGCGCATCAGCGAGCTGTGCGCGCTGGACCTGCTCGACGTCGACCGGCGCGGGCGCATCGTCCGCGTCATGGGCAAGGGCAGCAAGGAGCGCCTGGTGCCCGTCAACGCCCAGGCCATCCGCGCGCTGGAGGCCTGGCTCGCCCGCCGAGGCGAGCTGCTCGCGGAGCCCCGGCCCGCGCAGGCCCCGGACGCGCTCTTCCTCAATGCCCGGGGAGGCCGGCTGACGGACCGGAGCATCCGCAGGCACCTGGACGCCCACGTGCTCAAGTGCGCCCTGGCGCGCAAGGTGAGTCCTCACGCGCTGCGACACTCGTTCGCGACGCACCTGCTGGGCGGCGGCGCGGACATCCGCAGCATCCAGGAGCTGCTGGGGCACGCCAGCCTCTCCACCACGCAGCGGTATACCCACGTCACCTGGGAGCAGCTCCAGGAGGTCTACGACGCCGCCCATCCTCGCGCCTGA
- the hslV gene encoding ATP-dependent protease subunit HslV, protein MFHGTTILCVRRDGKVAIASDGQVSFDKTVMKNTAKKVRKLGEGQVLAGFAGSTADAFTLFERFEGKLKEHQKNMARACVELGKDWRTDRFLRRLEALLVVADREKTFILSGAGDVIEPDYGIAAVGSGGPYALAAARALLAHTQLSAREVAQQSLTIAGEIDIYTNSNISIEEL, encoded by the coding sequence ATGTTCCACGGCACCACCATTCTCTGCGTGCGGCGCGACGGCAAGGTGGCCATCGCGAGCGACGGTCAGGTCTCCTTCGACAAGACGGTGATGAAGAACACGGCGAAGAAGGTCCGCAAGCTGGGCGAGGGCCAGGTCCTCGCCGGCTTCGCGGGCAGCACCGCCGACGCCTTCACGCTCTTCGAGCGGTTCGAGGGCAAGCTCAAGGAGCACCAGAAGAACATGGCCCGGGCCTGCGTGGAGCTGGGCAAGGACTGGCGCACGGACCGCTTCCTGCGCCGGCTGGAGGCGCTGCTGGTCGTGGCGGACCGGGAGAAGACGTTCATCCTCTCCGGCGCCGGCGACGTCATCGAGCCGGACTACGGCATCGCCGCGGTGGGCAGCGGCGGGCCGTACGCGCTGGCCGCCGCCCGGGCGCTGCTGGCGCACACGCAGCTGTCCGCGCGCGAGGTGGCCCAGCAATCGCTGACCATCGCGGGCGAAATCGACATCTACACCAACTCCAACATCTCCATCGAAGAGCTCTAG
- the hslU gene encoding ATP-dependent protease ATPase subunit HslU: MADSRKTSAFTPREVVGELDRYIVGQNAAKRAVAIALRNRWRRQQVSDDLRDEIHPKNIIMIGPTGVGKTEIARRLAKLAQAPFVKVEASKFTEVGYVGRDVESMIRDLVEAAIALVREEETEKVKPRAEELAEDRLVELLQTGGPRTPASPPPFGFAPPQQPAPQRLDDAEREKLRAKLRAGTLDDQTVEVETSDSAPTFMRGFSGQGMEEIGVNLQDLFKNMPGMSKTRRRKVRVPEALQLLRQEEAQKLVDPDRVQREAVARAETSGIVFIDEIDKIASREGAKGSGGPDVSREGVQRDILPIVEGSTVNTKYGMVKTDHMLFIAAGAFHVSKPSDLIPELQGRFPIRVELEPLSGEDLIRILREPKNSLLRQYTALLGTEGVRLSFTDDAVTELARIAQQANERTQNIGARRLHTVLERLLDEVSFSASELGPRDFQVDGNYVRERLGSIIQDEDLSRYIL; this comes from the coding sequence GTGGCCGATTCGCGCAAGACGTCCGCCTTCACGCCCCGCGAGGTCGTTGGCGAGCTGGACCGCTACATCGTGGGGCAGAACGCCGCCAAGCGCGCGGTGGCCATCGCCCTGCGCAACCGCTGGCGCCGTCAGCAGGTCTCCGACGACCTGCGGGACGAAATCCATCCCAAGAACATCATCATGATCGGCCCCACCGGGGTGGGGAAGACGGAGATCGCCCGCCGGTTGGCGAAGCTGGCCCAGGCACCCTTCGTCAAGGTGGAGGCGTCGAAGTTCACGGAGGTGGGCTACGTGGGCCGGGACGTGGAGTCGATGATCCGCGACCTGGTGGAGGCGGCCATCGCGCTGGTGCGCGAGGAGGAGACGGAGAAGGTGAAGCCCCGCGCGGAGGAGCTGGCCGAGGACCGGCTGGTGGAGCTGCTGCAGACCGGCGGCCCGCGCACGCCCGCGTCGCCGCCGCCCTTCGGCTTCGCCCCGCCGCAGCAGCCCGCGCCCCAGCGCCTGGACGACGCCGAGCGCGAGAAGCTGCGCGCCAAGCTGCGCGCCGGCACGCTCGACGACCAGACGGTGGAGGTGGAGACCAGCGACAGCGCGCCCACCTTCATGCGCGGCTTCTCCGGCCAGGGCATGGAGGAGATCGGCGTCAACCTCCAGGACCTCTTCAAGAACATGCCGGGCATGAGCAAGACGCGCCGTCGCAAGGTCCGCGTGCCGGAGGCGCTCCAGCTGCTGCGCCAGGAGGAGGCCCAGAAGCTGGTGGATCCGGACCGCGTCCAGCGCGAGGCCGTGGCCCGCGCGGAGACCAGCGGCATCGTCTTCATCGACGAGATCGACAAGATCGCCAGCCGCGAGGGCGCCAAGGGCAGCGGCGGGCCGGACGTGTCGCGAGAGGGCGTGCAGCGCGACATCCTGCCCATCGTCGAGGGCTCCACCGTCAACACCAAGTACGGCATGGTGAAGACGGACCACATGCTCTTCATCGCCGCGGGCGCCTTCCACGTCTCCAAGCCCAGCGACCTCATCCCGGAGCTGCAGGGCCGCTTCCCCATCCGCGTGGAGCTCGAGCCCCTGTCCGGCGAGGACCTCATCCGCATCCTCCGCGAACCGAAAAACTCGCTCTTGCGGCAATACACGGCGCTCCTGGGCACGGAGGGCGTGCGGCTGAGCTTCACGGACGACGCGGTGACGGAGCTGGCGCGCATCGCCCAGCAGGCGAACGAGCGTACGCAGAACATCGGCGCTCGCCGGCTGCACACCGTGCTGGAGCGACTGCTCGACGAAGTGTCCTTCTCCGC